One window of Anaerolineales bacterium genomic DNA carries:
- a CDS encoding AAA family ATPase, producing MTTTIALAGKGGVGKTTVSAMIIKYLAQNQTGSILAIDADPSSNLNMVLGLDLEWTVGDIREDMLEQVKTSLTNGGAAMGTMPGGTSKREYLDYHIRSSLAEGSRFDLIAMGRGEGPGCYCAVNHNLREVIDGLSRHYAYVIIDNEAGMEHLSRRTTRDVQHLFIVSDPTQRGLVAAQRIADMRRELDINIENAYLIINRLRGDMPAELKTFIEKSDIPLLGTIPADDDLSAFEFSGKPLVDLGDDSQVFRSVAQMLKNIL from the coding sequence ATGACCACTACCATTGCGCTCGCAGGCAAAGGCGGAGTCGGTAAAACAACTGTTTCCGCCATGATCATCAAGTATCTCGCCCAGAATCAAACCGGCAGCATCCTCGCCATCGACGCAGATCCATCCTCGAATCTCAACATGGTGCTCGGGCTCGACCTCGAATGGACGGTCGGCGACATCCGCGAAGATATGCTGGAACAGGTTAAAACTTCGTTGACCAACGGCGGCGCCGCAATGGGCACCATGCCGGGCGGTACGAGCAAACGCGAATACCTTGATTACCACATCCGTTCATCGCTTGCAGAAGGATCTCGCTTCGACCTGATCGCGATGGGGCGCGGCGAAGGACCGGGTTGTTATTGCGCGGTAAACCATAACCTGCGCGAAGTGATCGACGGATTAAGCCGTCATTACGCGTATGTGATCATCGATAACGAAGCGGGCATGGAACATCTTTCGCGCCGCACCACGCGCGACGTACAGCATCTTTTCATCGTCAGCGACCCCACCCAGCGCGGTTTGGTCGCGGCACAACGTATCGCAGATATGCGCAGGGAATTGGATATTAACATCGAGAATGCGTATCTCATCATCAACCGACTGCGCGGAGATATGCCAGCCGAACTAAAAACATTCATCGAAAAATCCGATATTCCTCTCCTTGGCACGATCCCTGCCGATGACGACCTTTCAGCATTCGAGTTTTCCGGCAAACCTCTTGTGGATTTGGGAGACGACTCCCAAGTTTTTCGATCCGTTGCACAGATGTTGAAAAATATCCTCTAA
- a CDS encoding AAA family ATPase — translation MKIAITGKGGVGKTTLTALLAQTYADASRDVLAVDADPSPCLAGALGFPPEVRSGLHPISEMNELIFERTGAKPGTVGGFFTLNPRVDDIPERFSVLHRGVRLLEMGSVDFGGSGCICPESAMLKTLFTHLLFREDDILLLDMYAGVEHLGRATVDFVDAMLVVVEPTRRSLGTAKQIRKLANDIGLMRLYLVGNKVRNGEEADFLESEANEIPLIGYLPADLKVQEADRLGIPVYDHVESLKLSAQTIIQKLTELTSGEVYE, via the coding sequence ATGAAAATTGCGATCACAGGAAAAGGCGGAGTTGGGAAGACGACCCTCACCGCCCTGCTCGCCCAGACGTATGCAGACGCCTCACGCGACGTTCTGGCTGTGGATGCCGACCCAAGCCCCTGCCTCGCCGGAGCCTTGGGATTCCCTCCCGAAGTCCGCAGCGGGCTTCATCCCATTTCCGAGATGAACGAACTGATCTTCGAAAGGACCGGCGCAAAACCCGGAACCGTCGGCGGTTTCTTCACCTTGAATCCGCGGGTGGACGACATCCCCGAACGCTTCAGCGTTCTGCATCGCGGCGTGCGTCTGCTCGAAATGGGCTCGGTCGATTTTGGCGGATCCGGCTGCATCTGCCCCGAATCCGCGATGCTAAAAACCCTCTTCACCCACCTGCTCTTCCGCGAAGACGATATCCTGCTTCTCGACATGTACGCGGGGGTGGAACATCTCGGCCGCGCCACCGTCGATTTTGTAGATGCGATGTTAGTGGTCGTTGAGCCGACCCGCCGCAGTTTGGGAACTGCGAAGCAGATCAGGAAACTGGCGAACGACATCGGATTGATGCGGTTGTATCTGGTCGGGAACAAAGTTCGGAACGGGGAGGAAGCGGATTTCCTCGAGTCTGAGGCAAACGAAATCCCATTGATCGGATATCTGCCTGCCGACTTGAAAGTGCAGGAAGCGGACCGCTTGGGCATTCCGGTCTACGATCATGTCGAAAGCCTGAAACTGTCGGCTCAAACCATCATTCAAAAACTCACCGAGTTGACCAGTGGCGAGGTGTATGAATGA
- a CDS encoding heavy-metal-associated domain-containing protein — MKTKTFEAPALYGDHHVTEVRRILLELEGVAGVYASSAFQTIEVDYDESKINDLEIALKLDEAGYLGEWTPPVELGIAPQQGDGQRPYFRHTATYETTKQTVSFAQKVNYGGRPLWYCPGIGAIKMDEETNNG; from the coding sequence ATGAAAACAAAAACGTTCGAGGCGCCCGCGCTTTATGGTGACCATCATGTCACGGAGGTGCGACGCATCCTGCTTGAATTGGAGGGGGTCGCGGGGGTTTATGCCAGCAGCGCATTTCAGACCATCGAAGTGGACTATGACGAGTCGAAGATCAACGATCTTGAAATTGCGCTGAAGTTGGACGAAGCTGGCTATCTGGGGGAATGGACGCCGCCCGTTGAATTGGGCATTGCACCTCAACAGGGGGATGGACAAAGACCGTATTTCCGTCACACTGCCACGTATGAGACCACCAAACAAACCGTCAGCTTTGCGCAAAAAGTGAATTATGGAGGGCGCCCGCTTTGGTATTGCCCGGGGATTGGCGCAATCAAGATGGACGAGGAGACGAACAATGGCTAA
- the cooS gene encoding anaerobic carbon-monoxide dehydrogenase catalytic subunit — MAKKREIKEYSTDPAAQQMLIRAEELGIGTAFTRADNMVPCNIGGAGMCCKQCGMGPCRLTKNGEVGVCGATLDTIQARNLTRAIAAGGAAHSDHGRDMAFLLKATAKGEAEGYSIRDVAKLRMVASYYDIKVEGRSPEEVANDLADLYIAQFGQQRGEVAPAVRAPKKRQQVWREQKVWPRGVDREVVEALHRTHIGDDQDPAHILNHAVRTALADGWAGSMIATDISDILFGTPAPLLGQANLGVIKEDMVNVVVHGHEPSMSEMLVAASQSPDIIAYAKAAGAHGVNLSGICCTANEILMRQGIPAAGNFLHQELSIMTGAVEAMVVDVQCIMQALVGLAQNFHTKIITTSPKVKIKGATHIEFDEQKALTIAKEILKTAIDNFKNRESAKVRIPQIKESVIPGFSHEYINYMLGGSYRASFRPLNDAIMTGRIRGVAAIVGCNNPRSSQDYLHNLVVKELLKQDVLVVQTGCGAIAAGKLGLMLGEAGLTEVGSGLREVCETVGIPPVLHMGSCVDNTRILTVLTQMVEEGGLGDDIDQVPAVGLAPEWMSEKALAIATYCVASGAYVIFGGASPVSGMPDRVSDSDLVLKYISEGWEKQYGGKLEFIPDPQEMILKSLEHIDKKRAALGLPAWEKDKFGRSGDAKMNELEKLPLAEKREAIYGLAAD; from the coding sequence ATGGCTAAGAAGCGTGAGATCAAGGAATACTCGACCGATCCCGCCGCGCAACAGATGTTGATCCGTGCGGAGGAGTTGGGAATCGGTACAGCGTTCACCCGCGCCGATAACATGGTTCCGTGCAACATTGGCGGCGCAGGAATGTGCTGCAAACAATGCGGCATGGGACCGTGTCGTTTAACGAAGAACGGCGAAGTGGGTGTCTGCGGCGCGACGCTCGATACGATCCAGGCGCGCAACCTGACGCGCGCCATTGCGGCCGGCGGCGCGGCCCATTCAGACCATGGACGCGACATGGCTTTCCTCTTAAAGGCGACTGCCAAAGGCGAAGCGGAGGGATATTCCATTCGTGACGTCGCGAAGCTGCGGATGGTCGCTTCATATTACGACATCAAGGTCGAAGGGCGGTCACCCGAAGAGGTCGCCAACGACCTGGCGGATTTGTACATCGCGCAATTCGGGCAGCAGCGAGGTGAGGTTGCCCCTGCGGTGCGCGCGCCGAAGAAGCGGCAGCAGGTCTGGCGGGAACAGAAGGTCTGGCCGCGCGGCGTCGATCGCGAGGTGGTTGAGGCGCTGCATCGCACCCACATTGGCGACGACCAGGACCCCGCGCATATTTTGAATCATGCCGTGCGCACGGCTCTTGCCGACGGATGGGCTGGCTCGATGATCGCCACCGACATCTCGGATATTCTATTCGGCACGCCTGCGCCGCTTCTTGGGCAGGCAAATCTCGGTGTGATCAAGGAGGACATGGTCAATGTCGTCGTGCATGGACATGAACCGTCCATGAGCGAGATGCTTGTCGCGGCGTCGCAGTCGCCAGACATCATCGCGTATGCGAAAGCGGCAGGCGCGCACGGTGTAAACCTTTCCGGGATTTGCTGCACTGCGAACGAGATCCTGATGCGGCAGGGAATCCCTGCGGCGGGAAACTTCCTGCATCAAGAGTTGTCCATTATGACCGGCGCGGTCGAAGCGATGGTGGTGGATGTGCAGTGCATCATGCAGGCGCTGGTGGGTCTGGCGCAGAACTTCCACACCAAGATCATCACCACGTCGCCGAAGGTCAAGATCAAGGGCGCCACTCACATCGAATTCGACGAGCAAAAAGCGCTCACGATTGCGAAAGAGATTCTCAAGACCGCAATCGATAACTTCAAAAATCGCGAGTCTGCCAAGGTGCGCATTCCGCAGATCAAGGAAAGTGTCATCCCGGGTTTCTCTCATGAGTACATCAACTACATGCTCGGCGGCTCATATCGCGCATCGTTCCGCCCGTTGAATGACGCCATCATGACCGGTCGCATCCGTGGTGTGGCGGCGATCGTGGGATGCAACAATCCGCGCTCATCACAGGACTACCTGCACAACCTGGTTGTGAAGGAATTGCTCAAACAGGATGTGCTGGTCGTCCAAACAGGGTGCGGGGCGATTGCCGCTGGGAAGTTGGGGCTGATGTTGGGCGAAGCAGGCCTGACCGAAGTCGGAAGCGGATTAAGGGAAGTCTGTGAAACGGTCGGCATTCCGCCCGTCCTTCACATGGGTTCGTGTGTGGACAACACCCGCATCCTGACCGTGCTTACGCAGATGGTCGAAGAGGGCGGTTTGGGCGATGACATTGACCAGGTTCCAGCCGTAGGCCTCGCGCCTGAATGGATGAGCGAGAAGGCGCTGGCAATCGCAACTTATTGCGTCGCCTCAGGCGCGTATGTCATTTTCGGCGGCGCGTCGCCTGTGAGCGGCATGCCGGACCGCGTCAGCGACAGCGACCTTGTGCTGAAATACATCAGCGAAGGCTGGGAGAAACAATACGGTGGAAAGCTTGAATTCATCCCGGACCCGCAGGAGATGATTCTCAAATCGCTCGAACATATCGATAAAAAGCGCGCGGCGCTCGGCTTGCCCGCATGGGAGAAAGACAAGTTTGGCCGCAGCGGCGATGCGAAGATGAACGAACTGGAGAAGTTGCCGCTCGCAGAAAAGCGCGAAGCGATCTATGGTTTGGCGGCTGATTGA
- the cdhC gene encoding CO dehydrogenase/CO-methylating acetyl-CoA synthase complex subunit beta has protein sequence MSRYIATRAMRGANALVIEAELMLDRALKEKGADMAVSFPNTAYYLPTILGMTGKAVEKLGDLQPIMKYARDLLHPIPAFAKWTPYLGETLDSGMATLLAAETMEAVRFAYGLQPEPMPGFKLSGGTSFTSPENGGGNLDGHLNGPIDDIQLRSWGIQLVDGRMPGFAAIVGCAKSNEVAVKIVRELQRRNILTFLCGNVNGRSIIHQLQEEGVELGYNTFTVPFGTDTISAIYALGFATRSALTFGGLKPGMSREILLYNKERVFAFVLALGEVDDLKYAAAAGAINFGFPVIADTVIPEILPTGVTTYEHVVSMPFNKIEGKDDLERAEQLVQKCIEVRGVRVKVSNVDVPVPYGSAFEGEVVRKADLRVEFGGKHSRAFEYLHMAKLDEVTDGKIEVIGPDFSQIAAQGSMDLGIIIKVAGRQMQQDFEPVLERQVHYFVNGASGIQHVGQRDIAWIRVSNNAAEKGFNLDHFGKILHARFHEDFGAIVDKVQVTVVTDPALHAEWLEKARAAYDFRNKRLADLTDNKVEEFYSCTLCQSFAPNHVCVVSPERLGLCGAYNWLDCKASFSINPTGPNQPIKLGKLVDEKKGYWEGTNDYAKIGSHGVVQEVSMYSIMENPMTACGCFECIVMLIPEANGVMVVSREDTSMTPAGMTFSTLAGIAGGGMQTPGVMGVGKFYLISPKFISADGGFKRVVWMSSVLKQSMNDEFKAVCAREGDPDLLDKIADERSVSTVDDLLAWLEAHNHPAMAMEPMF, from the coding sequence ATGTCACGATATATCGCAACCAGAGCAATGCGCGGCGCGAATGCGCTGGTCATTGAAGCTGAATTGATGCTCGATCGCGCGCTCAAGGAAAAAGGCGCCGATATGGCTGTCTCATTCCCCAATACGGCTTACTACCTCCCGACCATCCTCGGCATGACGGGCAAGGCGGTCGAAAAGCTCGGCGACCTGCAACCCATCATGAAATATGCGCGGGATTTGCTTCATCCCATCCCCGCCTTTGCAAAATGGACTCCGTACCTCGGCGAGACTTTGGACTCAGGGATGGCGACGCTTCTCGCGGCTGAGACGATGGAGGCGGTGCGCTTCGCCTATGGGCTTCAGCCTGAACCGATGCCGGGATTCAAACTCTCCGGCGGCACATCCTTTACCAGCCCGGAAAACGGAGGCGGGAATCTGGATGGACACTTGAATGGCCCCATTGATGACATCCAATTGCGTTCATGGGGCATCCAACTTGTGGACGGGCGCATGCCCGGTTTTGCCGCCATAGTTGGATGTGCAAAATCGAATGAAGTCGCCGTCAAGATCGTGCGCGAACTTCAACGCCGCAATATCCTGACCTTCCTGTGCGGCAATGTCAACGGACGAAGCATCATACACCAGCTTCAGGAAGAAGGCGTGGAACTCGGCTACAACACGTTTACCGTCCCATTTGGAACCGACACCATATCCGCCATCTATGCATTGGGATTTGCAACTCGCTCCGCACTAACCTTTGGCGGACTCAAACCGGGCATGTCGCGCGAGATCCTGCTCTACAACAAGGAACGCGTCTTTGCCTTTGTGCTTGCCCTCGGCGAAGTGGACGATCTGAAATATGCGGCAGCGGCGGGTGCGATCAATTTTGGTTTCCCGGTCATTGCGGATACGGTCATTCCCGAGATCCTGCCGACAGGTGTGACGACTTATGAACACGTCGTTTCCATGCCGTTCAACAAAATCGAAGGCAAAGATGATCTGGAGCGCGCGGAACAACTTGTGCAAAAATGCATCGAAGTGCGCGGCGTGCGGGTGAAGGTCTCGAACGTGGATGTGCCTGTGCCGTACGGTTCTGCGTTTGAAGGCGAGGTCGTCCGCAAGGCGGATCTGCGGGTGGAATTCGGCGGCAAACACTCGCGCGCTTTTGAATACCTGCACATGGCGAAACTGGATGAAGTCACGGATGGAAAGATCGAAGTCATTGGTCCCGATTTTTCGCAAATTGCGGCGCAAGGGTCGATGGACCTGGGCATCATCATCAAAGTCGCTGGGCGGCAGATGCAGCAGGATTTCGAGCCTGTTCTGGAGAGACAGGTCCATTACTTCGTCAATGGCGCGAGCGGAATCCAGCACGTCGGTCAACGCGACATTGCGTGGATCCGCGTCTCGAACAACGCCGCTGAAAAAGGCTTCAACCTCGATCATTTCGGCAAAATATTACACGCCCGTTTCCATGAAGATTTCGGCGCGATCGTGGATAAAGTTCAAGTTACTGTCGTCACAGACCCCGCGCTCCACGCTGAATGGCTGGAGAAGGCACGCGCGGCGTATGACTTCCGCAACAAGCGTCTTGCCGATTTGACCGATAACAAAGTCGAGGAGTTCTATTCCTGCACGCTGTGTCAATCGTTCGCGCCAAACCATGTGTGCGTGGTTTCACCTGAACGCCTCGGTCTGTGCGGGGCGTACAACTGGCTGGACTGCAAAGCCTCGTTCAGCATCAATCCGACCGGGCCGAACCAGCCCATCAAACTGGGCAAGCTTGTGGATGAGAAAAAAGGGTACTGGGAGGGGACGAACGATTACGCCAAGATCGGGTCGCATGGGGTGGTACAGGAAGTTTCGATGTATTCCATCATGGAAAACCCGATGACGGCATGCGGATGTTTCGAGTGTATTGTGATGCTCATCCCTGAAGCCAATGGCGTGATGGTCGTCTCGCGCGAAGACACTTCCATGACCCCCGCAGGCATGACCTTCTCGACCCTCGCGGGCATCGCAGGCGGAGGGATGCAAACCCCCGGCGTAATGGGCGTGGGCAAGTTCTATCTCATCAGCCCCAAGTTTATTTCCGCCGATGGCGGATTCAAACGCGTGGTGTGGATGTCGTCCGTGTTGAAACAGTCCATGAACGACGAGTTCAAAGCTGTCTGCGCCCGCGAAGGCGATCCTGATCTGCTTGACAAGATCGCCGACGAACGAAGTGTATCAACCGTAGATGACCTGCTCGCTTGGCTGGAGGCGCACAACCATCCTGCCATGGCGATGGAGCCGATGTTTTAG
- the bfr gene encoding bacterioferritin: protein MKGDDKLIKVLNDLLADELTAISQYMVHSEMCDNWGYGKLHKDIEKKAVDEMHHAEWLIGRILFLEGLPIVSKLNQMKIGKNVQEMVSNDQEAELGAIKAYNAGIALASEVGDEATGDLLVTILKMEEGHHDWAKKQRIQIEQMGLENYLSNQAGEGE, encoded by the coding sequence ATGAAAGGCGACGACAAACTGATTAAAGTCCTGAACGATCTGCTGGCGGATGAACTGACCGCCATCAGCCAGTACATGGTCCATTCCGAGATGTGTGATAACTGGGGTTATGGAAAACTGCACAAAGATATCGAAAAGAAAGCCGTTGACGAGATGCATCATGCCGAGTGGCTCATCGGGCGCATCCTCTTCCTTGAAGGATTGCCCATCGTTTCCAAACTCAACCAAATGAAGATCGGCAAGAATGTGCAGGAAATGGTGAGCAATGACCAGGAGGCGGAACTGGGCGCGATCAAAGCCTACAACGCGGGCATCGCGTTGGCAAGCGAAGTCGGCGATGAGGCTACAGGTGATTTGCTCGTGACCATCCTCAAGATGGAGGAGGGACATCACGACTGGGCGAAGAAGCAGCGCATCCAGATCGAGCAGATGGGTCTGGAGAACTATCTGAGCAATCAGGCTGGTGAGGGAGAGTAA
- a CDS encoding CBS domain-containing protein: MSEQKLVRDLMTVGVPTCKWETPIQDIARFLLEKNVEAMCVLDVEGHGIGVVGADELVWAYAREGYESLTAEDIMSEGVPELGADVPLAVAAQMMKDRGIRIAYMMHNSAGIIYPAAYISYRHILRHMAAKDESDLKDLGLAAERKSPIEQFIEKRDEARRKAGLL, translated from the coding sequence ATGAGCGAACAAAAACTCGTCCGTGACTTGATGACTGTCGGTGTGCCGACCTGTAAATGGGAAACACCCATCCAGGATATTGCCCGCTTCCTTTTGGAGAAGAATGTCGAGGCGATGTGCGTGCTCGATGTGGAAGGTCACGGCATCGGCGTGGTCGGAGCCGACGAACTCGTTTGGGCATATGCCAGGGAGGGATATGAGTCCCTGACAGCCGAGGACATCATGAGTGAAGGAGTCCCCGAGCTGGGAGCGGATGTTCCACTCGCGGTTGCCGCGCAGATGATGAAGGACAGGGGCATCCGTATTGCTTATATGATGCACAACTCCGCAGGGATCATCTATCCCGCGGCTTATATTTCCTATCGTCATATCCTGCGTCACATGGCAGCGAAGGATGAAAGCGATTTGAAGGATTTGGGCCTTGCCGCGGAGCGCAAATCGCCAATCGAACAATTCATTGAGAAAAGGGATGAAGCAAGGAGGAAGGCAGGATTACTGTAA
- a CDS encoding acetyl-CoA decarbonylase/synthase complex subunit delta, with translation MPIEIPKDKWAGSIRAITIGATSAEGGTRSRSVTIGGETTMPYLHFEAPTPNKPVIAIEIKSRKPEDWSPLLMEVWGEAMTDPAQWAKKSEEAGADLIALGLTVEDTPDDAVRIVKSVLSATGLPLIVWGPGQAEKDNEVLVPVSEATKGEKLVLGICEDKNYRTIVATAMANGHLVQARAPMDVNLSKQLNILISDMGMPKERILMDPTTGALGYGIEYGYSVMERLRLAALQGDAMTQFPMIVTPGFEAWKTKEAKVGEGVPEAWGDWKARAIHWETLTAIALVESGADIVVLRHPESVARVKDAIEELITA, from the coding sequence ATGCCAATTGAAATCCCAAAAGACAAATGGGCTGGCAGTATCAGAGCCATCACCATCGGCGCGACAAGCGCAGAGGGAGGCACGCGCTCGAGGAGCGTCACCATCGGCGGCGAAACGACCATGCCGTATCTGCACTTCGAAGCGCCGACCCCGAACAAACCCGTTATCGCCATAGAGATCAAATCTCGCAAGCCCGAAGACTGGTCGCCGTTATTGATGGAGGTCTGGGGCGAGGCGATGACGGATCCTGCTCAATGGGCGAAAAAGTCGGAAGAGGCGGGAGCCGACCTTATCGCTCTGGGTTTGACCGTTGAGGATACCCCGGATGATGCGGTGCGAATTGTCAAATCTGTTCTAAGCGCCACAGGACTCCCGCTCATCGTTTGGGGACCGGGGCAGGCGGAGAAAGACAACGAAGTGCTGGTCCCTGTTTCGGAGGCAACGAAAGGCGAAAAACTCGTCCTCGGCATTTGCGAAGACAAGAACTATCGCACCATCGTCGCCACCGCCATGGCGAACGGACATCTCGTACAGGCACGGGCGCCGATGGATGTGAACCTGTCTAAGCAGTTGAACATTCTCATCAGCGACATGGGCATGCCGAAGGAACGCATTCTCATGGACCCGACCACGGGCGCGCTCGGCTATGGCATCGAATATGGTTATTCGGTAATGGAGCGTTTACGGCTTGCCGCACTGCAGGGTGATGCGATGACTCAGTTCCCCATGATCGTCACGCCGGGTTTTGAAGCATGGAAAACAAAAGAAGCGAAGGTCGGGGAGGGCGTGCCCGAAGCGTGGGGCGACTGGAAAGCGCGCGCGATTCACTGGGAAACGCTCACCGCAATTGCGCTCGTCGAATCGGGCGCGGATATTGTGGTGTTGAGGCATCCTGAATCGGTGGCGAGGGTGAAGGATGCGATTGAGGAATTAATAACTGCGTAG
- a CDS encoding acetyl-CoA decarbonylase/synthase complex subunit gamma, whose product MALSGIQIYKLLPQTNCKECSFPTCLAFAMKLAAKQVELSACPYVSEESKKQLAESAAPPIRLISLRANGTELKVGNEVVMFRHEKTFYNKPGLFLRVKASDPDLAKKVAAADAYKVNYVGMDFSIDGFAIELDGNPEAAKTVRSVTKRPLILIGNDAAALDSTLSLLAGESTLIYAADSSNHESLADVATKHKAILAVKADSLEALADLTQKVQARGVEDMVLDLGGKDLGEWLTRSTQARRLALKSNFKPLGYPTIFFAAQNGLDKEVVYASQAITKYAGFVVIDTFAPEMIYPLLVLRENIYTDPQKPIQVQPGIYEINSPKPDSPVLVTTNFSITYFAVANEVEGSGLPAWLVVTDAEGMSVLTAWAAGKFDAERIAKAIKGFNVEEKVSKKRIVLPGHVAVLSGEVEEELPGWEVRVGPREAVDLPAFMKQVLN is encoded by the coding sequence ATGGCATTAAGCGGAATCCAAATTTACAAGCTCCTCCCTCAAACCAACTGCAAGGAATGCAGCTTCCCCACTTGTCTCGCATTCGCGATGAAACTTGCAGCAAAACAGGTGGAACTCAGCGCGTGCCCGTACGTCAGTGAAGAATCGAAAAAGCAGCTGGCAGAATCCGCCGCGCCGCCCATCCGTCTCATCTCGCTCAGGGCAAACGGAACGGAGCTCAAGGTCGGGAACGAAGTTGTGATGTTCCGCCACGAAAAAACTTTCTATAACAAACCCGGCCTGTTCCTGCGTGTCAAAGCCAGCGACCCCGATCTTGCAAAGAAAGTCGCGGCTGCCGATGCATACAAAGTCAATTATGTGGGCATGGATTTTTCCATCGACGGATTTGCGATCGAATTGGATGGAAATCCTGAAGCCGCGAAGACGGTCCGCAGTGTGACAAAACGCCCGCTCATCTTGATCGGGAACGATGCGGCGGCTCTCGACTCAACCCTCAGCCTGCTCGCTGGCGAATCGACTCTGATCTACGCCGCAGATTCATCCAACCACGAATCCCTTGCGGATGTTGCGACGAAACATAAAGCCATCCTGGCAGTCAAAGCGGACTCGCTCGAGGCTCTCGCCGACCTGACTCAAAAAGTGCAAGCCAGGGGTGTGGAGGATATGGTGCTCGACCTCGGCGGGAAGGATCTCGGCGAATGGCTCACGCGTTCCACGCAAGCCCGCCGCCTGGCGTTGAAATCCAACTTCAAGCCGCTTGGGTATCCCACCATCTTTTTTGCAGCCCAAAACGGACTCGACAAAGAAGTTGTCTATGCATCGCAGGCAATAACGAAATACGCCGGGTTTGTCGTCATCGACACCTTTGCGCCGGAAATGATCTATCCATTGCTCGTTCTGCGCGAGAACATCTACACCGATCCGCAGAAACCCATTCAAGTCCAGCCGGGTATCTACGAGATCAACTCTCCGAAGCCCGATAGCCCTGTGCTCGTCACCACCAATTTCAGCATCACCTACTTTGCCGTTGCGAACGAAGTGGAAGGGAGCGGCTTGCCCGCCTGGCTGGTCGTCACAGACGCGGAGGGCATGTCAGTCCTGACCGCATGGGCGGCGGGCAAGTTCGATGCTGAACGAATCGCCAAAGCCATCAAAGGATTCAACGTCGAGGAAAAGGTCAGTAAAAAGCGTATCGTTTTGCCGGGCCACGTCGCGGTACTGTCCGGCGAGGTGGAAGAGGAACTCCCTGGCTGGGAGGTTCGCGTCGGTCCGCGTGAGGCGGTGGATCTGCCCGCGTTCATGAAGCAGGTTCTCAATTAA